The following proteins are co-located in the Vigna angularis cultivar LongXiaoDou No.4 chromosome 2, ASM1680809v1, whole genome shotgun sequence genome:
- the LOC108323061 gene encoding probable endo-1,3(4)-beta-glucanase ARB_01444 codes for MSPSFLFPQTQSTVVPDPSTYFSPNLLSSPLPTNSFFQNFVIPNGTVPEYFHPYHIQSSNSSLSASYPFLFFTAAVLYQIFVPDLTISASQTNSYGQNRVISSYSDLGVTLDIPSSNLRFFLVRGSPFITASVTKPTSLSIKTVHTIVSLSSYDDNTKFILQLNNTQTWLIYASSPIYLNHVASEVTSKPFSGIIRIAALPDSNPNNVATLDKFSSCYPVSGGAALSKRFRVEYKWQKKRSGDLLMLAHPLHAKLLSHDCNVTILHDFKYRSVDGDLVGVVGDSWVLETDPIPVTWHSKKGINRESFGEIVSALYKDVKGLNSSAITTNSSYFYGKLVGRAARLALIAEEVSYPKVIPKIKKFLKETIEPWLDGTFKGNGFLYERKWRGIVTEQGSTDSTADFGFGIYNDHHFHLGYFLYGIAVLAKIDPAWGKKFKPQAYSLVTDFMNLGQRYNSDYPRLRCFDLYKLHSWASGLTEFEDGRNQESTSEAVNAYYAAALMGLAYGDSRLVDTGSTLLALEIRATQTWWHVKAEDNLYEEEFAKDNRIVGILWANKRDSKLWWATAECRECRLSIQVLPLLPVTETLFSDTVYTKELVEWTLPSLKNKTNVEGWKGFTYALQGIYDKSTALKKIRTLTGFDDGNSFSNLLWWIHSR; via the coding sequence ATGTCTCCTTCTTTTCTATTCCCTCAAACTCAATCAACAGTTGTCCCTGATCCTTCAACCTACTTCTCACCAAACCTCCTTTCATCTCCACTCCCCACAAACTCTTTCTTCCAAAACTTTGTTATTCCAAATGGTACAGTGCCTGAGTACTTTCACCCCTACCACATTCAGTCCTCAAACTCCTCACTCTCTGCTTCCtacccttttctcttctttacaGCAGCTGTCCTGTACCAAATTTTTGTCCCAGATCTCACCATCTCAGCCTCTCAAACAAACTCATATGGACAAAACCGTGTCATCTCATCCTACAGTGATCTTGGTGTCACTTTGGACATCCCCAGTTCCAACCTCAGGTTCTTTCTTGTCAGAGGAAGCCCTTTCATAACTGCTTCTGTCACAAAGCCAACATCTCTTTCCATCAAAACAGTGCACACCATAGTCTCTTTGTCTTCCTATGATGACAATACCAAGTTTATCCTTCAGCTTAACAACACTCAGACATGGCTCATATACGCCTCCTCCCCAATCTATTTGAACCATGTTGCTTCTGAGGTTACATCCAAGCCGTTTTCTGGCATCATTCGTATAGCAGCGTTGCCTGATTCCAACCCCAATAATGTGGCAACTCTTGACAAGTTCAGTTCTTGTTACCCTGTGTCGGGTGGTGCTGCACTCAGTAAGCGTTTCCGAGTGGAGTATAAATGGCAAAAGAAAAGGTCAGGGGACTTGCTCATGCTAGCGCACCCTCTTCATGCTAAGCTTCTATCACATGATTGTAACGTTACCATTCTGCACGATTTTAAGTATAGAAGTGTTGACGGTGATCTTGTTGGTGTTGTTGGAGATTCATGGGTGTTGGAGACGGACCCTATTCCTGTGACATGGCATTCTAAAAAAGGGATCAATAGAGAGTCATTTGGTGAGATTGTCTCAGCACTTTATAAGGATGTCAAGGGGCTAAATTCTTCTGCAATAACAACAAATTCATCTTATTTCTATGGAAAGCTTGTTGGAAGGGCTGCAAGGTTAGCCTTGATCGCAGAAGAAGTGTCTTATCCTAAGGTGATTCCCAAGATTAAAAAGTTTCTGAAGGAAACCATTGAGCCCTGGTTGGATGGAACTTTCAAAGGGAATGGTTTTCTATACGAAAGAAAATGGCGTGGAATTGTTACCGAACAAGGCTCCACAGATTCAACTGCTGATTTTGGGTTTGGAATATATAACGATCACCATTTTCATTTGGGGTACTTCCTTTATGGAATTGCAGTTCTTGCAAAGATTGACCCTGCCTGGGGCAAAAAATTCAAACCGCAAGCTTATTCACTTGTGACAGATTTTATGAACTTGGGCCAAAGATATAACTCAGATTATCCACGCCTAAGGTGTTTTGACCTTTACAAGTTACACTCTTGGGCTTCAGGGCTGACTGAATTTGAAGATGGAAGGAATCAGGAGAGTACAAGTGAAGCTGTAAATGCATACTATGCAGCAGCTTTGATGGGTTTAGCTTATGGTGATAGCCGTCTTGTTGATACTGGATCGACACTGTTAGCATTGGAAATTCGTGCTACACAAACATGGTGGCATGTAAAAGCGGAAGACAACTTGTATGAAGAAGAATTTGCAAAAGATAACAGGATTGTGGGTATTCTGTGGGCTAACAAGAGGGACAGTAAGCTATGGTGGGCTACTGCCGAGTGTAGAGAGTGTAGGCTTAGTATCCAAGTTCTACCCTTGTTGCCTGTCACTGAGACCTTGTTCTCTGATACTGTTTATACCAAGGAGCTTGTGGAATGGACACTGCCTTCTTTGAAGAATAAAACAAATGTAGAAGGCTGGAAGGGATTCACCTATGCCTTGCAAGgaatttatgataaaagtacagcattaaagaaaataagaacGTTGACAGGTTTCGATGATGGAAACTCGTTCAGTAACCTCCTCTGGTGGATTCACAGCAGATGA
- the LOC108323030 gene encoding ninja-family protein AFP3 — MAQVQDRDNTHNKHHYISSAPTTTTQSPMNNLPRDLLRSFMGVNNHHSRHGNHQNLPLPVVKLEEEEELELSLGLSMNGRFGVDPTAKKIKRTTSIPEFVRDEEMGYAAVGCTGPLVRTCSLPTETEEEWRKRKELQTMRRMEARRKRSEKQRNLKAVREQQQLRVGSEGNNPVEQGAGAYAEGAPLGRTVSLTTRVCGLGLNGDIEKEKKEKGGVVLAPPSPSQGSIGSSGTSEVESQQGQGPTPVDVRSPTSANLVPEGDLKSPMAAQESVAENGTKNAAAVDMRSESNKHSLPQNRTKDIVRNLLEDMPCVSTKGDGPTGRRVEGFLYRYGKGEEVRIVCVCHGSFLTPSEFVKHAGGGDVANPLKHIVVSPSIL, encoded by the exons ATGGCACAAGTTCAAGACAGAGACAACACCCACAACAAACATCATTACATTTCTTCAGCAcccacaacaacaacacaatcTCCAATGAACAATTTGCCACGAGATCTGTTGAGAAGCTTCATGGGAGTGAATAATCATCACAGCCGCCATGGTAATCATCAGAATTTGCCTCTGCCGGTGGTGAAGttggaggaagaagaggagtTGGAACTAAGTCTCGGGCTTTCTATGAACGGTCGATTTGGGGTGGACCCCACCGCCAAGAAGATAAAGAGAACGACGTCGATTCCGGAGTTCGTGAGGGACGAGGAGATGGGGTACGCTGCTGTGGGGTGCACGGGGCCTCTGGTGAGGACATGCTCGCTGCCGACGGAGACGGAGGAGGAGTGGCGGAAAAGGAAGGAGTTGCAGACGATGCGCCGCATGGAGGCTAGAAGGAAGCGCTCCGAGAAGCAGAGAAATTTGAAGGCTGTCAGAGAGCAACAACAACTAAGGGTTGGGTCTGAAGGGAATAATCCTGTGGAACAAGGTGCAGGGGCTTACGCTGAGGGTGCACCCCTGGGGAGAACCGTGTCGTTGACCACACGCGTTTGTGGACTCGGTTTGAATGGGGACatcgagaaagagaagaaggagaagggtgGAGTAGTGTTGGCGCCTCCATCGCCTTCGCAGGGTTCCATTGGTTCTTCGGGAACCTCAGAAGTTGAGTCTCAACAAGGTCAAg GACCAACACCAGTAGATGTTAGAAGTCCTACTAGTGCCAACTTGGTGCCAGAAGGTGATCTGAAATCACCAATGGCTGCCCAAGAAAGTGTTGCAGAGAACGGAACCAAGAATGCTGCTGCAGTGGATATGAGAAGTGAATCTAACAAGCATTCACTACCCCAAAACAGAACCAAAGACATTGTGAGGAACTTGTTGGAAGACATGCCCTGTGTCTCCACAAAAGGTGATGGTCCTACTGGAAGAAGAGTGGAAGGTTTTCTTTACCGGTATGGGAAAGGGGAAGAAGTGAGGATAGTGTGTGTTTGCCATGGCAGTTTTCTCACCCCTTCAGAGTTTGTTAAGCATGCTGGTGGCGGTGACGTGGCAAACCCATTGAAGCATATTGTTGTTAGTCCAAGCATTTTGTGA